A single region of the Gemmatimonadota bacterium genome encodes:
- a CDS encoding amidohydrolase family protein: MPDHKAIGIVALACLLSEACAPSQDPNASESAIAITHVNLIPMDRERVIPDQTVIVQNGRIASIGPADATELPEDVSLVIEGRGRYLMPGLADMHVHLSNDGVSDPFILSLFLANGVTTVRNMHGNPEILEWRGRIEEGVLVGPRIYTTGPILDGEPPYWGGSIAIETPEEAEQEVAAQEEAGYDGIKVLANMSPEAYEAVLAAAARHEIRVYGHAPSRLGLENALNSGQRSFEHMADFMVALLPDDSPVRARFVDMWGDRTMRDWRGLFLDRYEQADRSKIASLSAKAAAAGVWICPTLSVRRIGAADAAEFDKRLSDPTMRYVSPQNRSRWERSADFYTSESNDPTIMQRGLETMLIAVKALHGAGARLVVGTDAPGSFVLPGFSVHEELGFFVEAGLTPFEALAASTRGAAEFLEASDEFGTVQVGRRADLILLKANPLEDVRHTSELAGAMANGSWFSEQELDAMLEDAARGYREAGAEATVPEGRGQ; the protein is encoded by the coding sequence ATGCCTGACCACAAAGCGATCGGCATCGTCGCACTTGCCTGTCTCCTCTCCGAAGCGTGCGCGCCCTCGCAAGACCCCAACGCGTCTGAGAGCGCAATCGCGATCACCCATGTGAACCTGATACCGATGGATCGGGAGCGGGTGATCCCGGACCAGACCGTGATCGTGCAGAACGGGCGGATCGCTTCGATCGGTCCGGCGGATGCGACGGAGCTGCCCGAGGATGTGTCTCTGGTGATCGAGGGCCGCGGTCGGTACCTCATGCCCGGGCTCGCCGACATGCACGTCCACCTCTCAAATGACGGCGTCTCCGACCCCTTCATACTCTCCCTCTTCCTCGCCAACGGCGTGACCACCGTTCGCAACATGCATGGGAATCCGGAGATCCTCGAGTGGCGAGGGCGAATCGAGGAGGGCGTCCTCGTCGGACCGAGGATCTACACCACGGGACCGATCCTCGATGGAGAACCTCCGTACTGGGGGGGCAGCATCGCCATCGAAACGCCCGAAGAGGCCGAACAGGAGGTGGCAGCGCAGGAAGAGGCCGGCTACGACGGAATCAAGGTCCTCGCGAACATGTCACCTGAGGCCTATGAAGCTGTGCTGGCCGCTGCCGCCAGGCACGAGATTCGTGTCTACGGCCACGCTCCTAGCCGCCTGGGCCTGGAGAACGCACTGAACAGTGGGCAGCGGTCCTTCGAGCATATGGCGGACTTCATGGTCGCACTCCTACCCGATGACTCACCAGTCCGTGCGCGGTTTGTCGACATGTGGGGTGACAGGACCATGCGGGATTGGCGAGGGCTTTTCCTCGATCGCTACGAACAGGCCGACCGCTCGAAGATAGCGAGTCTTTCCGCCAAGGCGGCTGCGGCCGGGGTCTGGATCTGCCCAACGCTTTCGGTACGCAGAATCGGGGCGGCGGACGCGGCCGAGTTCGACAAGAGGCTATCAGATCCGACGATGCGTTACGTTTCGCCACAGAATCGCAGTAGGTGGGAACGGAGTGCCGATTTCTATACCTCGGAGAGCAATGATCCAACGATCATGCAGCGAGGTCTCGAGACGATGCTCATTGCCGTCAAGGCCCTGCACGGTGCTGGAGCACGCCTTGTCGTAGGCACGGATGCGCCGGGTTCTTTTGTCCTGCCGGGTTTCTCCGTGCACGAGGAGCTGGGGTTCTTCGTGGAGGCCGGCCTGACGCCGTTCGAGGCCCTCGCGGCGTCAACGCGTGGTGCCGCGGAATTCCTGGAGGCCTCCGACGAGTTCGGAACCGTGCAGGTTGGGAGAAGGGCGGACCTGATACTGCTGAAAGCCAATCCCCTGGAGGACGTGCGCCATACTTCGGAGCTGGCGGGGGCGATGGCGAACGGCAGCTGGTTTTCCGAGCAAGAGCTTGATGCGATGCTGGAGGACGCCGCCAGAGGCTACCGAGAGGCGGGCGCCGAAGCCACCGTTCCTGAAGGCAGAGGCCAGTAG
- a CDS encoding MOSC domain-containing protein, with protein MRVISVNVGLPREVTWRGRSVTTGIFKSPVEGPVALRRHNLEGDRQADLSVHGGPTKAVYVYPTQHYDYWRAELEDEDLSWGGFGENLTVEGVATDDVWAEEAVSIGDEFRVGSARLVVTEPRMPCFKLGIRFGRADMVRRFLKSRRTGFYFGVVEEGVVQAGDLVERIVEHPAGLRVADVTRLYTTQRTNAALLRKAISVEVLPVSWRDHFEVQLDRLSRP; from the coding sequence ATGAGGGTAATTTCCGTCAACGTCGGGCTCCCTCGCGAGGTGACCTGGAGGGGCAGGAGCGTGACCACGGGCATCTTCAAGTCGCCGGTGGAGGGCCCGGTCGCGCTCCGGAGGCACAACCTCGAAGGCGACCGACAGGCCGACCTCTCGGTTCACGGCGGCCCTACCAAAGCCGTGTACGTCTATCCGACCCAACACTACGATTACTGGAGGGCCGAACTCGAGGACGAGGACCTCTCCTGGGGCGGCTTCGGGGAGAATCTCACCGTCGAAGGGGTCGCTACGGACGATGTCTGGGCCGAGGAGGCCGTCAGCATAGGCGATGAGTTCCGGGTGGGCAGCGCCCGTTTGGTCGTGACCGAACCTCGCATGCCATGCTTCAAGCTGGGGATTCGTTTCGGCCGCGCGGACATGGTGAGGCGTTTTCTGAAGAGCCGGCGCACCGGGTTCTATTTCGGCGTGGTCGAGGAGGGCGTGGTTCAGGCCGGTGACCTGGTCGAGCGCATCGTCGAGCACCCCGCCGGCCTGCGCGTTGCCGATGTCACGCGTCTCTACACGACGCAGAGGACGAACGCGGCGCTACTGAGAAAGGCGATCTCGGTGGAGGTCCTGCCGGTAAGCTGGCGCGACCACTTCGAAGTCCAGCTCGACCGGCTCTCGCGTCCCTGA
- a CDS encoding DoxX family protein: MTLSSLRNTSDDKLVAGVRIFLAVMFLMTGAMKLLVPVLAEAWAGQLLAAGIPLRELSRLTVPYLELALGALLAVGAFVRPAAATVIGIMAVATYVHLVVDDPSLFPLQPSEPIIPLIVIALSLVVLRRGAGARSLDLNATRRSS; this comes from the coding sequence TTGACGCTTTCCAGCCTGCGCAATACGTCCGATGACAAGCTGGTCGCTGGCGTCCGCATCTTCCTGGCGGTGATGTTCCTCATGACGGGCGCCATGAAGCTGCTCGTGCCAGTGCTCGCCGAGGCCTGGGCGGGTCAACTGCTGGCCGCCGGCATTCCCCTACGCGAGCTCTCGCGCTTGACCGTGCCCTACCTGGAGCTGGCTCTGGGCGCGCTGCTCGCTGTCGGGGCGTTCGTTCGCCCGGCGGCTGCGACGGTGATCGGAATCATGGCGGTGGCGACCTACGTGCACCTGGTCGTCGATGATCCGTCGTTGTTTCCTCTACAGCCGAGTGAGCCGATCATCCCGTTGATCGTTATCGCGCTGAGCCTGGTCGTCCTGCGGCGGGGCGCAGGAGCCCGGAGCCTGGATCTGAACGCTACGCGCAGGTCTTCGTAG
- a CDS encoding thioredoxin family protein, with the protein MNIDHLRHANPGNYWDWAVPFDAWVDAARKQQDMWDGYYRRARVPEELLERATRIGGKWRFLVIAEDWCGDAFNTIPFLQKFVDAIEGWELRFIRRDENPELMNRYLTDGARSIPIVVVLNEDNEEVAWWGPRPEELQAYFKSHKGVMEGRDLYKNLRAWYVRDRGKTTLAELMDRLEEESAGVHS; encoded by the coding sequence TTGAACATAGATCATCTGCGGCACGCCAACCCGGGCAATTACTGGGATTGGGCGGTGCCGTTCGACGCCTGGGTGGACGCCGCCCGGAAGCAGCAGGACATGTGGGATGGCTACTACCGACGCGCGCGCGTTCCCGAGGAGCTTCTCGAGCGCGCCACGCGCATCGGCGGCAAGTGGCGCTTCCTTGTCATCGCCGAGGACTGGTGCGGCGACGCCTTCAACACCATCCCGTTCCTGCAGAAGTTCGTGGACGCGATCGAGGGCTGGGAGCTGCGGTTCATCCGCCGGGACGAGAACCCGGAGCTGATGAACCGCTACCTGACCGACGGCGCGCGCTCGATCCCCATCGTGGTCGTCCTGAACGAGGACAACGAGGAGGTCGCCTGGTGGGGCCCCCGGCCCGAGGAGCTACAGGCCTACTTCAAGTCGCACAAGGGCGTGATGGAGGGGCGCGACTTGTATAAGAACCTGCGCGCCTGGTACGTGCGCGACCGCGGCAAGACGACGCTGGCCGAGCTGATGGACCGGCTGGAGGAAGAAAGCGCGGGGGTGCACAGTTGA
- a CDS encoding M15 family metallopeptidase: protein MAQRRFRGNALPVGGGRPVARAWAAAAVALVLGSACASAPQESAGAAAERVAQDDVFRITPQRPVAELRREALAATPPAEDGPFRAVDLVELRSLDAGIRYDIRYATGRNFMGEPFYTSEHAFLQRPAAEALVRAHRALAAGGLGILVHDAYRPWHVTRMFWDATPDSLRGFVADPASGSRHNRGAAVDVTLYDLATGEPVRMPSGYDEFTERAAADYPGGTERQRQRRAALRGALEAEGFSVLAGEWWHFDYRDWRSYPILNLAFEKL from the coding sequence ATGGCCCAGAGGCGTTTCCGCGGAAACGCGCTTCCGGTTGGTGGGGGGCGTCCGGTCGCTCGCGCCTGGGCCGCAGCGGCCGTGGCGCTGGTGCTCGGCTCGGCCTGCGCGTCCGCGCCTCAGGAATCCGCTGGAGCCGCCGCCGAGCGGGTCGCCCAGGATGATGTCTTCCGTATCACGCCGCAGCGGCCCGTCGCGGAGCTGCGGCGGGAGGCGCTCGCCGCGACACCGCCTGCAGAGGACGGCCCGTTTCGCGCGGTCGACCTGGTCGAGCTGCGGTCGCTGGACGCCGGCATCCGCTACGACATCCGCTACGCCACAGGCCGCAATTTCATGGGCGAGCCGTTCTACACCTCCGAGCACGCGTTCCTGCAGCGGCCGGCCGCCGAGGCCCTGGTGCGCGCGCATCGGGCGCTCGCCGCCGGCGGCCTCGGCATTCTGGTCCACGATGCCTACCGGCCCTGGCACGTCACCAGGATGTTCTGGGACGCGACGCCGGACTCCCTGCGTGGCTTCGTCGCCGATCCCGCCTCCGGCTCGCGGCACAACCGCGGCGCGGCCGTGGACGTGACGCTGTACGACCTGGCGACCGGCGAGCCCGTCCGGATGCCCAGCGGCTACGACGAGTTCACCGAGCGCGCCGCGGCGGACTATCCGGGCGGCACCGAGCGGCAGCGCCAGCGCCGGGCGGCGCTACGCGGCGCCCTCGAGGCCGAGGGGTTCAGCGTTCTGGCGGGAGAGTGGTGGCACTTCGACTATCGGGACTGGCGTTCGTATCCGATCCTGAACCTTGCGTTCGAGAAGCTCTAG
- a CDS encoding M14 family zinc carboxypeptidase: MRHASPPGTQAGRPSSIILAALLLLSSGGLHAPLVAAQAPTFAHVVGREFGDRITVHHEMMAYVDALAATSDRVVVVDQGASWEGRRLPVAIVTAPANHARLDEIRRNARRLSDPRASSAADFESIVADQPVIVWFGGSIHGFELSGSEGSLMLLEHLATRSDDATLSVLENAVILIDPMLNPDGRDAFAHTNHRRIGGEPSSSRDDWSNSFNGWEALGFRTGHYNFDTNRDWWAHTQRETQARVPTFHAWEPQVGVDLHEMGADVEFFFDPPTTPYGDAFPDFARSGFELFGAAYAEAFDSAGFEYMTRERYNYFYPGYTTSYHSFRGGIGMLFEQGSTRGLAMDRADGSLRRLFDAAEQQYLAAWTTSRTSAQNRERLLRDYRAGIEAALDEGRRGVRRYLIPPVAGAPGRARAIAELLRRNDVEVGVLDSGTRIGGLQDRSGAAVGALDFPAGTWVVEAAQPHATLVRILLRPQIEIESGFLTEARARVDRDENPRFYDITAWSLPLLFDVEAYGSTAAGPPNVTPFDGAAGDGSGPISAASVTLPDAGYAYLIDGAQSDAVAALWHLLDQGYRGAMGRLPFVSAGRRFASGTVILRVGQNGPDLRQAVEAVAERYGLDVEAVDSGLGDAAAGMSALGSGDVIPVKRPEIGLVSGSPLSGYSFGWAWHRLDQRFGLPATLLPIDRIDDTPLEKYDAIVLPSGSGSALASELEEDGQERLRRWINDGGTLVTLGGSTELLRSDMEMLALRDWYDDEEHEDSARFTVPGAMLRAELDTEHWLAAGHDAAALGGAGVEAGGPWVPFLTTSNRVYLEPDGPVESNQRVVARFAPDPVVAGHAWPESEARLAGAVAVYEQRVGRGRVIAFAEDPNFRGYWRGTERLFLNAVVIGPSAP, from the coding sequence ATGCGCCACGCGTCACCCCCGGGGACGCAGGCCGGCAGGCCATCCTCCATCATCCTCGCCGCCCTCCTGCTGCTGAGCTCCGGCGGGCTCCACGCGCCGTTGGTTGCCGCGCAGGCCCCCACCTTCGCCCATGTCGTGGGCCGAGAGTTCGGCGACCGGATCACGGTCCACCACGAGATGATGGCGTACGTGGACGCGCTGGCCGCCACCTCCGACCGCGTGGTCGTCGTCGACCAGGGCGCCTCCTGGGAGGGTCGCCGGCTGCCGGTGGCGATCGTGACGGCGCCCGCGAACCACGCGCGCCTGGACGAGATACGCCGGAACGCCCGGCGTCTGTCGGACCCGCGCGCGTCGAGCGCGGCGGACTTCGAGTCGATCGTCGCGGATCAGCCGGTCATCGTGTGGTTCGGGGGGTCGATCCACGGCTTCGAGCTGTCCGGGTCGGAGGGGTCGCTGATGCTGCTGGAGCACCTCGCGACGCGCTCCGATGATGCCACGCTGTCGGTTCTGGAAAACGCAGTGATCCTGATCGACCCGATGCTGAACCCCGACGGGCGCGACGCCTTCGCGCACACCAATCACAGGCGCATCGGGGGCGAACCCTCCAGCTCGCGCGACGACTGGTCGAACAGCTTCAACGGCTGGGAGGCGCTGGGCTTCCGAACGGGCCACTACAACTTCGACACCAACCGCGACTGGTGGGCGCACACGCAGCGCGAGACGCAGGCTCGGGTGCCGACGTTCCACGCGTGGGAGCCGCAGGTGGGCGTCGATCTTCACGAGATGGGCGCCGACGTCGAGTTCTTCTTCGACCCGCCGACCACGCCGTACGGTGACGCGTTTCCGGACTTCGCGCGCTCTGGCTTCGAGCTGTTCGGCGCCGCCTACGCCGAAGCCTTCGACTCGGCGGGCTTCGAGTACATGACCCGCGAGCGCTACAACTACTTCTATCCCGGCTACACGACCTCCTACCACAGCTTCCGCGGCGGCATCGGCATGCTGTTCGAGCAGGGCAGCACGCGCGGCCTGGCGATGGACCGCGCCGACGGCTCGCTGCGCCGCCTGTTCGACGCCGCCGAGCAGCAGTACCTGGCCGCCTGGACCACGTCGCGCACCTCGGCGCAGAACCGCGAGAGGCTGCTGCGCGACTACCGCGCCGGCATCGAGGCGGCGCTGGACGAGGGCCGGCGGGGCGTGCGCCGCTACCTCATCCCGCCCGTAGCCGGCGCGCCGGGACGCGCCCGCGCGATCGCGGAGCTGCTGCGCCGCAACGACGTCGAGGTGGGCGTGCTGGACAGCGGCACGCGGATCGGCGGTCTCCAGGACCGCTCGGGCGCCGCGGTGGGCGCGCTGGATTTCCCCGCGGGGACCTGGGTGGTGGAGGCGGCGCAGCCGCACGCCACGCTGGTGCGGATCCTCTTACGGCCGCAGATCGAGATCGAGTCGGGCTTCCTGACGGAGGCGCGGGCGCGCGTCGATCGCGACGAGAACCCGCGTTTCTACGACATCACCGCGTGGTCGTTGCCGCTGCTCTTCGACGTCGAGGCGTACGGCAGCACAGCCGCCGGACCCCCCAACGTGACGCCCTTCGACGGCGCGGCCGGCGATGGCAGCGGGCCCATCAGCGCGGCCTCCGTAACGCTGCCGGACGCCGGCTACGCCTACCTGATCGACGGCGCGCAGTCCGACGCCGTGGCGGCGCTCTGGCACCTGCTGGACCAGGGCTACCGGGGGGCGATGGGGCGGCTACCCTTCGTGAGCGCGGGGCGGCGCTTCGCGAGCGGCACGGTGATCCTGCGCGTCGGCCAGAACGGGCCGGACCTCCGCCAGGCGGTGGAAGCGGTGGCCGAGCGCTACGGGCTGGACGTCGAGGCGGTAGACAGCGGGCTGGGCGACGCGGCGGCCGGCATGAGCGCGCTGGGCTCCGGCGACGTGATCCCGGTCAAGCGACCCGAGATCGGGCTCGTGTCGGGTAGCCCCTTGAGCGGCTACTCATTCGGCTGGGCCTGGCACCGGCTGGATCAGCGCTTCGGGCTGCCCGCGACTCTGCTACCCATCGACCGGATCGACGACACGCCGCTGGAGAAGTACGACGCCATCGTGCTGCCCAGCGGCTCGGGGAGCGCGCTCGCGTCCGAGCTGGAGGAGGATGGTCAGGAGCGGCTGCGTCGCTGGATCAACGACGGCGGCACGCTGGTCACGCTGGGCGGCTCCACGGAGCTGCTTCGCTCCGACATGGAGATGCTCGCGCTGCGCGACTGGTACGACGATGAGGAGCACGAGGACTCTGCGCGTTTCACGGTGCCCGGGGCGATGCTGCGCGCCGAGCTGGACACCGAGCACTGGCTGGCGGCGGGGCACGACGCGGCCGCCCTGGGCGGCGCGGGGGTCGAGGCCGGAGGGCCGTGGGTGCCGTTCTTGACGACATCGAACAGAGTGTACCTGGAGCCCGATGGGCCGGTCGAATCCAACCAGCGCGTGGTCGCGCGCTTCGCCCCGGACCCCGTGGTTGCGGGGCACGCGTGGCCGGAGTCCGAGGCGCGCCTGGCCGGAGCGGTCGCCGTCTACGAGCAGCGCGTCGGTCGGGGTCGCGTCATCGCGTTCGCGGAGGATCCCAACTTCCGCGGCTACTGGCGCGGGACGGAGCGGCTGTTCCTGAACGCCGTGGTCATCGGTCCCAGCGCGCCGTGA
- a CDS encoding patatin-like phospholipase family protein has protein sequence MTAEPSSAGALQRARYPAEGADGLGVVLTGGGARAAYQVGVLAGLAELYPDLQIPYLTGFSAGAVNVAHLASHHGTMRQAMEELCALWAELEPQRIYRVDPASLGWIGARVLMQLATGGRSPGREVRSLLDTTPLRRFLEEALAAVDGKITGIDANVRQGRLRAAALTTTSYTTGETVVWVEGCDVRPWERPRRLARHAELTVEHVMASSALPFFFPAIQLEDGWYGDGQVRLTTPISPALHLGATRVLAISTKARVPAGPRAPHVKGYPPPAQVAGIMLNAVFLDMLDQDALRLERLNRLLERLPADERDSLRLIKLLVIRPSRDLASLANDYEPRMPRTIRYLVHGLGSRRTRSPDVLSMLMFQSDYLARIIDLGREDARHHAEPLAALIEGD, from the coding sequence ATGACGGCCGAACCATCAAGCGCCGGCGCGCTTCAACGCGCACGGTACCCGGCGGAGGGCGCCGACGGCCTGGGCGTCGTGCTCACCGGAGGCGGGGCGCGCGCGGCCTATCAGGTGGGCGTGCTGGCGGGCCTCGCCGAGCTCTACCCGGACCTTCAGATACCTTACCTCACCGGCTTCTCTGCCGGCGCGGTGAACGTGGCTCATCTCGCGTCTCACCACGGCACGATGCGCCAGGCGATGGAGGAGCTGTGCGCGCTGTGGGCCGAGCTTGAGCCCCAGCGCATCTACCGGGTGGACCCCGCGTCGCTGGGGTGGATCGGAGCTCGCGTGCTGATGCAGCTTGCCACTGGGGGGCGTTCCCCGGGCCGCGAGGTGCGCTCGCTCCTCGACACGACCCCGCTGCGCCGGTTCCTGGAGGAAGCGCTGGCCGCGGTGGACGGCAAGATCACCGGCATCGACGCCAACGTCCGGCAGGGCCGGCTGCGCGCCGCCGCGCTCACGACCACGAGCTACACGACCGGCGAGACGGTCGTCTGGGTGGAGGGTTGCGACGTGCGGCCGTGGGAGCGTCCCCGGCGCCTCGCGCGCCACGCGGAGCTGACCGTGGAACACGTGATGGCGTCATCCGCGCTGCCGTTCTTCTTCCCCGCGATCCAGCTCGAGGACGGCTGGTACGGCGACGGCCAGGTGCGCCTCACCACCCCCATCAGCCCCGCGCTGCACCTGGGCGCGACGCGCGTGCTGGCCATTTCCACCAAGGCGCGCGTGCCCGCTGGACCGCGCGCGCCGCACGTGAAGGGGTATCCGCCGCCCGCGCAGGTGGCCGGCATCATGCTGAACGCCGTCTTCCTGGACATGCTGGATCAGGACGCGCTCCGCCTGGAGCGCCTGAACCGACTGCTGGAGCGCCTGCCGGCGGATGAGCGGGACTCGTTGCGGCTCATCAAGCTCCTGGTGATACGCCCGTCGCGTGACCTGGCTTCCCTGGCCAACGACTACGAGCCGCGCATGCCGCGTACGATCCGGTATCTGGTGCACGGGCTGGGATCCAGGCGCACGCGCAGCCCGGACGTGCTGAGCATGCTGATGTTTCAATCGGACTACCTGGCGCGCATCATCGACCTCGGACGCGAAGACGCCCGCCACCACGCAGAGCCGCTAGCGGCCCTCATCGAAGGAGACTGA
- a CDS encoding glycine betaine ABC transporter substrate-binding protein, whose protein sequence is MRAPLGRVGKAGLSIAGLAALAAGVALAGGDALVAQTPPDSAARPGSPDGAQAVVIASKPFGESYLLMEVFAQALEARGIEVDRRPGLGATEIAFRALREGDIDVYPEYTGTGLVAILNEQPAADEDAVFDRVESEFRQRWGVRWLAPLGFQNTYAVAVRRETAERYGLRTLSDLARVSGELRAGFSPDFIGRSDGLEGLRPAYGFAFDDTRPLLQAVKYQALAEGAVDVIDGYSTDGQVARYDLVVLRDDRAFFPAYEAAPLVSRRLAETRPDALAALAALAGRLDEETMRRLNRRVEVDGEDLAAVAADVLATLRLGPAERRDSAAARPDRGDGLLAYLWSRRASLARQTRRHLLLVLVSLLAAVLVAVPLGLGLERARAGAEGVIRGVGMLQTIPSIALLAFMIPLLGIGVVPALVALFLYALYPIARNTYTGVRDAGPAAVAAGRALGMTPGQLLRQVRLPLAAPVIMAGVRTAAVISVGTATLAAFIGAGGLGDPIVAGLALSDTRMILSGAIPAAVLAFLVDLALAGVERLVRPGGIAPEAR, encoded by the coding sequence GTGAGGGCGCCCCTGGGGCGGGTCGGGAAGGCGGGCCTCTCCATCGCCGGGCTGGCCGCGCTGGCGGCCGGGGTCGCGCTTGCCGGCGGGGACGCCCTGGTCGCCCAGACGCCGCCCGACTCGGCGGCGCGGCCCGGCTCGCCCGACGGCGCGCAGGCGGTGGTGATCGCCAGCAAGCCCTTCGGCGAGTCGTACCTGCTCATGGAGGTGTTCGCGCAGGCGCTGGAGGCGCGCGGGATCGAGGTGGACCGTCGTCCGGGGCTCGGCGCCACCGAGATCGCGTTTCGCGCTCTGCGCGAGGGCGACATCGACGTCTACCCGGAGTACACCGGCACCGGCCTCGTCGCGATCCTGAACGAGCAGCCGGCCGCGGACGAAGACGCGGTCTTTGATCGCGTGGAGTCGGAGTTCCGCCAACGCTGGGGCGTGCGCTGGCTCGCGCCGCTGGGCTTTCAGAACACCTACGCGGTGGCGGTCCGCCGCGAGACCGCCGAACGCTACGGGCTGCGGACGCTGTCCGACCTGGCGCGCGTGTCCGGCGAGCTGCGCGCCGGGTTCAGCCCGGACTTCATCGGCCGCTCGGATGGGCTGGAAGGGCTGCGGCCGGCCTACGGATTCGCCTTCGACGACACCCGCCCGCTGCTGCAGGCGGTGAAGTATCAGGCGCTCGCCGAGGGCGCGGTGGACGTGATCGACGGCTACTCCACCGACGGCCAGGTAGCGCGCTACGACCTGGTGGTGCTGCGCGACGACCGCGCCTTCTTCCCGGCGTACGAAGCCGCCCCCCTCGTGAGCCGGCGCCTCGCGGAGACCCGCCCGGACGCGCTCGCGGCGCTGGCGGCGCTCGCGGGGCGGCTGGACGAAGAGACCATGCGCCGGCTGAACCGGCGCGTGGAGGTGGACGGCGAAGATCTGGCCGCGGTGGCCGCGGACGTGCTCGCGACGCTCCGACTCGGCCCCGCGGAGCGGCGCGATTCGGCGGCGGCGCGGCCGGACAGGGGCGACGGCCTGCTGGCGTACCTGTGGTCGCGCCGCGCCAGCCTGGCCCGCCAGACCCGGCGCCACCTCCTGCTGGTGCTGGTATCGCTGCTCGCGGCGGTGCTGGTGGCGGTGCCACTGGGCCTGGGCCTGGAGAGGGCCCGCGCCGGCGCGGAAGGCGTGATCCGCGGCGTGGGGATGCTGCAGACGATCCCCAGCATCGCGCTGCTCGCGTTCATGATCCCCCTGCTGGGAATCGGCGTGGTTCCGGCGCTCGTGGCGCTGTTCCTGTACGCGCTGTATCCCATCGCCCGGAACACCTACACGGGCGTGCGCGACGCCGGCCCGGCCGCGGTCGCCGCGGGTCGCGCGCTGGGCATGACGCCCGGCCAGCTCCTGCGCCAGGTGCGCCTCCCGCTCGCGGCGCCGGTCATCATGGCCGGCGTGCGAACCGCCGCCGTGATCTCGGTAGGCACCGCCACGCTCGCCGCTTTCATCGGCGCGGGCGGGCTGGGCGACCCCATAGTGGCCGGGCTCGCCCTGTCGGACACGCGGATGATCCTGTCCGGCGCGATCCCCGCGGCCGTGCTGGCGTTCCTCGTCGATCTGGCGCTGGCCGGAGTGGAGCGCCTGGTGCGGCCGGGGGGCATCGCCCCCGAGGCGCGGTGA
- a CDS encoding ATP-binding cassette domain-containing protein — MSDSVPGDLNGETATEGGIGSALTARGVHVAYGAVRALEGVDLTVRSEESVALVGESGSGKTTLLRCFNRLVEPDAGVVSVRGSPVDAGPAVALRRTVGYVPQEGGLMPHWTVQRNAALVPTLRSEADAADKARAALAAVGLPAAEYGERWPRQLSGGQRQRVAIARALAGESDIVLLDEPFGALDAITRAELQDMFARLRAERGFAALLVTHDLHEAFLLADRVAVMRAGAIEQTGPPAELRADPATPYVAELLRKARVEA; from the coding sequence GTGAGCGACTCCGTGCCGGGCGACCTGAACGGCGAGACGGCGACCGAGGGCGGCATAGGATCGGCCCTTACGGCTCGCGGGGTCCACGTCGCCTACGGCGCCGTGCGCGCGCTGGAGGGCGTCGACCTGACGGTCCGCTCGGAGGAGTCGGTCGCGCTGGTGGGCGAGAGCGGCTCCGGCAAGACCACCCTGCTGCGCTGCTTCAATCGCCTGGTCGAGCCCGACGCCGGGGTCGTGTCCGTGCGCGGCTCGCCGGTCGACGCGGGACCCGCCGTGGCGCTCCGACGCACCGTCGGTTACGTGCCCCAGGAGGGCGGCTTGATGCCGCACTGGACGGTGCAGCGCAACGCCGCGCTCGTGCCGACGCTGCGGAGCGAGGCCGACGCGGCCGACAAGGCGCGGGCGGCGCTCGCCGCCGTCGGGCTGCCGGCCGCGGAGTACGGCGAGCGCTGGCCGCGCCAGCTCTCCGGTGGCCAGCGGCAGCGCGTGGCCATCGCCCGCGCGCTGGCCGGCGAAAGCGACATCGTGCTGCTGGATGAACCCTTCGGCGCGCTGGACGCGATCACGCGGGCGGAGCTGCAGGACATGTTCGCGCGGCTCCGAGCCGAGCGCGGCTTCGCGGCGCTGCTGGTTACGCACGACCTGCACGAGGCCTTCCTGCTGGCGGACCGCGTGGCGGTCATGCGCGCCGGCGCCATCGAGCAGACGGGGCCGCCGGCGGAGCTGCGGGCCGATCCAGCCACGCCCTACGTGGCCGAGCTGCTGCGCAAGGCGCGGGTGGAAGCGTGA